In Pontibacillus yanchengensis, the following proteins share a genomic window:
- a CDS encoding glycine--tRNA ligase, with the protein MSSSMEQLVSHAKHRGFIFQGSEIYGGLANTWDYGPLGVELKNNLKRAWWQKFIQENPMNVGLDAAILMNPKTWEASGHLGNFNDPMIDCKDCKSRHRADKLIENKLEAEGNEMIVDGLPFDEMRKLIDEHDIACPTCGAQNFTGIRQFNLMFKTHQGVTEDSTDEIFLRPETAQGIFVNFKNVQRSMRKKLPFGIGQIGKSFRNEITPGNFIFRTREFEQMEMEFFCKPGEELEWYEYWKNFCHSWLTSLGITEENLRLREHESDELSHYSNATTDIEYKFPMGWGELWGIASRTNFDLTQHAEHSGEDFQYIDQENNDRYIPYVIEPALGADRLALSFLADAYQEEELEDGSSRTVMKFHPAVAPYKAAVFPLSKKLGEQAKEVFADLSKHFMVDYDDAGSIGKRYRRHDEIGTPFCITYDFDSEEDGQVTVRDRDTMEQKRMNISELRSFLEGKIDY; encoded by the coding sequence TATCACATGCAAAGCATCGTGGATTTATCTTTCAAGGTTCTGAAATTTACGGAGGACTAGCGAACACATGGGATTATGGTCCACTTGGTGTTGAGCTAAAGAATAACTTAAAGCGTGCATGGTGGCAAAAATTCATCCAAGAAAATCCGATGAACGTTGGATTGGATGCAGCTATTTTAATGAATCCAAAAACATGGGAAGCATCTGGTCACCTGGGCAACTTTAATGACCCAATGATCGACTGTAAAGACTGTAAATCTCGTCACCGTGCTGACAAATTAATTGAAAACAAACTAGAAGCTGAAGGCAACGAGATGATTGTCGATGGCCTTCCATTTGATGAAATGAGAAAGCTAATCGACGAGCATGATATCGCTTGTCCAACATGTGGAGCGCAAAACTTCACAGGTATCCGTCAGTTCAACCTGATGTTCAAAACGCATCAAGGTGTAACCGAGGATTCAACCGATGAAATTTTCCTACGTCCAGAAACAGCACAAGGGATTTTTGTAAACTTCAAAAACGTACAGCGTTCCATGCGTAAGAAACTTCCATTTGGTATCGGCCAAATCGGAAAAAGCTTCCGTAACGAGATCACGCCAGGTAACTTCATCTTCCGTACACGTGAATTCGAACAAATGGAAATGGAATTCTTCTGTAAGCCTGGTGAAGAGCTTGAATGGTATGAATACTGGAAGAATTTCTGCCACAGCTGGTTAACCTCTCTAGGCATCACGGAGGAAAACCTTCGCTTACGCGAGCATGAGTCTGATGAGTTGTCTCACTACAGTAACGCGACAACAGACATCGAATATAAATTCCCAATGGGATGGGGCGAGCTGTGGGGCATTGCGTCTCGTACGAACTTTGACCTTACCCAGCATGCGGAACATTCTGGCGAGGACTTCCAATATATCGATCAAGAAAACAACGACCGCTATATTCCATATGTCATCGAGCCTGCTCTAGGTGCAGACCGCCTGGCGCTATCGTTCCTAGCTGATGCTTATCAGGAAGAAGAGCTTGAAGATGGGTCTTCTCGTACTGTTATGAAGTTCCACCCTGCTGTCGCACCATACAAAGCAGCCGTGTTCCCACTTTCCAAGAAGCTTGGCGAGCAAGCGAAAGAAGTATTTGCTGACTTAAGCAAGCATTTCATGGTCGATTATGACGATGCTGGCTCTATCGGTAAACGCTACCGCCGCCACGACGAAATCGGAACACCATTCTGCATTACGTATGACTTCGACTCAGAGGAAGACGGTCAAGTAACCGTACGGGACCGTGACACAATGGAGCAGAAACGTATGAACATCTCTGAATTGCGCAGCTTTTTAGAGGGGAAAATAGATTATTAA
- a CDS encoding adenine deaminase C-terminal domain-containing protein has translation MNEHRYRWRNRQLREHVAVVDGHVLPTIVLTNATYLNVYMKRWMQAHIWIYEDRIVYVGDKLPEQNDTTEFVDCSDQYLVPGYIEPHVHPFQLYNPHRFAQYASQTGTTTLINDNLVLLFLLETKKAFSLLEDLNDLPVSLYWWSRFDSQSALQDEDTFIKEEQVLSWLEHDAVLQGGELTSWPSVLKDDDRVLHWMQETKRARKPVEGHFPGASVKTLTKMKLLGTDGDHEAMTGEEVFNRLSLGYNVALRYSSIRPDLPQIIKEMNELGIDHYDQIMMTTDGSTPSFYEQGIMDRCIEIALENGISEVEAYRMASFNAAKYFGMEHRIGSIGPGRVAHINFLNAKDEPTPHSVIAKGKWVKRDGQSIDEADTFDWSQHEMGPLELDWEMDDKDFQFSLPLGLEMVNDVILKPYPVQVELASNEVSTEDEAFLMLVDRDGKWKVNSMLKGFTTSLGALVSSYSNTGDLVLIGKRKQDMKLAFQRMKELGGGIVLAHDGEIIFELPLHIAGMMSEKPMGQLIEKEKELKKLLSEHGFPFDDPVYTLLFLSSTHLPFIRITPKGIMDVKKKEVLFPAIMR, from the coding sequence ATGAACGAACACCGTTATAGATGGCGCAACCGACAGCTACGTGAACATGTCGCTGTAGTAGACGGTCACGTGCTGCCAACAATCGTATTAACTAATGCAACGTATTTGAACGTATACATGAAACGATGGATGCAGGCTCATATTTGGATTTATGAGGATCGCATTGTGTATGTTGGAGACAAACTTCCTGAACAGAACGATACAACAGAGTTTGTGGATTGCTCTGACCAGTATTTGGTCCCGGGTTACATCGAACCTCATGTCCATCCATTTCAGTTATATAATCCCCATCGATTCGCTCAATATGCATCGCAAACAGGTACAACTACCTTAATTAATGACAACCTAGTGTTGCTTTTTTTATTGGAAACTAAGAAAGCGTTTTCTTTATTGGAAGACCTAAATGATTTACCTGTGTCCCTATACTGGTGGAGTCGATTTGATTCTCAATCTGCCTTGCAAGACGAAGATACATTTATTAAAGAAGAACAAGTCCTTTCGTGGCTTGAGCATGACGCCGTTTTACAAGGAGGCGAACTCACGTCTTGGCCAAGTGTTTTAAAGGATGATGACCGTGTTTTACACTGGATGCAAGAAACAAAACGAGCCCGCAAACCGGTGGAGGGACATTTTCCGGGTGCTTCTGTGAAAACCTTAACGAAGATGAAACTGCTTGGAACTGATGGCGACCATGAAGCCATGACAGGGGAAGAAGTGTTTAATCGGCTTAGCTTAGGATATAACGTTGCCTTGCGTTATTCTTCCATCAGACCGGATCTTCCACAAATCATTAAGGAAATGAACGAATTAGGCATTGATCATTATGATCAAATTATGATGACCACCGATGGAAGCACTCCTTCTTTTTATGAACAAGGAATTATGGACCGTTGTATCGAAATTGCATTAGAGAACGGCATCTCTGAGGTAGAAGCATATCGAATGGCTTCCTTTAATGCAGCCAAATACTTTGGAATGGAACACCGTATTGGTAGCATTGGTCCAGGCCGTGTAGCGCATATTAATTTTCTGAATGCCAAGGACGAACCAACCCCTCACTCTGTTATTGCAAAAGGGAAATGGGTGAAGCGGGACGGACAATCAATAGATGAGGCTGACACATTTGATTGGAGCCAACACGAAATGGGTCCGTTAGAATTGGATTGGGAAATGGACGATAAGGACTTTCAATTTTCATTACCACTTGGGCTTGAAATGGTGAATGACGTCATTTTAAAACCATATCCTGTTCAAGTTGAACTGGCATCTAATGAGGTAAGCACAGAGGATGAAGCGTTCTTAATGCTAGTCGATCGGGACGGCAAATGGAAAGTCAATTCAATGTTGAAAGGATTCACAACATCCTTAGGAGCGTTGGTGAGCTCCTATTCTAATACGGGGGACCTCGTTTTAATTGGGAAACGTAAGCAAGATATGAAACTTGCCTTTCAGCGGATGAAGGAACTAGGAGGAGGGATTGTACTCGCACATGATGGCGAGATCATTTTTGAGCTTCCATTGCATATTGCAGGTATGATGTCTGAAAAACCAATGGGTCAACTGATAGAAAAGGAAAAAGAACTGAAAAAGTTGCTATCAGAACATGGATTTCCTTTTGATGATCCAGTTTATACGTTGTTGTTTCTATCTTCTACCCACTTACCATTTATCCGAATTACACCAAAAGGAATTATGGATGTGAAAAAGAAAGAGGTACTCTTTCCTGCAATAATGCGTTAA
- a CDS encoding YgaP family membrane protein, which produces MVRQNIGIINAMIRITVGLTMLCYSTAKMVRRPWRQGHWFMIMLASMKVAEGIVRYCPLTAVGESMMNSEDEENEEEQESYFNPS; this is translated from the coding sequence ATGGTACGTCAAAATATCGGCATCATCAATGCCATGATTCGAATTACGGTAGGCTTAACGATGCTTTGCTACAGCACAGCTAAAATGGTGCGGAGACCGTGGCGCCAAGGTCACTGGTTCATGATCATGCTTGCCTCCATGAAAGTTGCAGAGGGAATTGTGAGATACTGCCCTCTAACAGCTGTAGGCGAAAGCATGATGAATTCTGAAGACGAGGAAAACGAGGAAGAGCAAGAGAGTTATTTTAATCCCTCTTAG
- a CDS encoding YerC/YecD family TrpR-related protein, which translates to MQIDKLRGKELDQLFKAILSLETVEECYEFFDDLATMNEVQSLAQRLEVARMLRDGHTYHKIEEDTGASTATISRVKRCLNYGNDAYVMALDRVAENEQE; encoded by the coding sequence ATGCAAATTGATAAGTTACGCGGAAAGGAACTAGACCAACTATTTAAAGCCATTCTATCTTTAGAAACAGTCGAAGAATGCTATGAATTTTTCGATGACCTAGCAACTATGAACGAAGTGCAATCGTTGGCCCAGCGCTTAGAAGTTGCGCGCATGCTCCGTGATGGCCATACGTACCATAAAATTGAGGAAGACACAGGAGCATCTACGGCAACCATCTCCCGTGTGAAGCGTTGCTTGAATTATGGAAATGATGCTTATGTGATGGCGCTAGACCGTGTTGCAGAAAATGAACAAGAATAA
- a CDS encoding DUF3048 domain-containing protein gives MMYKRLILLFLLAFPLILAACADNSSREAQNVETIDRDETNVQKEEDGGNTKEEKQKQEPVYQNMYPLTGEPTNEDVDDRIVAVMVNNHSFAQPQTGLTKADMVYEVLAEGQITRFVAFFHSDMPDVVGPVRSAREYYINIAKGYNALYLYHGAATYIENQLKQGWIDHLNGMYYDDNGTLFKRESFRNPPHNSYLQMDGVYKTAEAKGMEVEKNHKPLPFLSDQEVEGLSGETATDVKITYSTTPQETVTYKYDKTSKKYVRYSDGDKTIDRETEEPMTVDNVFIVETGHEIIDNVGRRAVDLDSGGSGYLLQRGKMQEVQWKNVNGRILPYKDGKKLGFVPGKTWVNIVPERPGIQQSVNMSAQ, from the coding sequence ATGATGTATAAACGTCTAATCTTACTATTTCTTCTAGCTTTTCCACTTATATTAGCTGCATGCGCAGATAATTCTTCTAGAGAAGCACAAAATGTAGAAACAATCGACCGAGATGAGACTAACGTGCAAAAGGAAGAGGATGGGGGAAATACGAAAGAAGAAAAGCAAAAACAAGAGCCAGTATATCAAAATATGTACCCGCTAACAGGCGAGCCTACAAATGAAGATGTAGATGACCGGATTGTGGCGGTAATGGTGAACAATCACTCTTTTGCCCAACCACAAACGGGGTTAACGAAGGCAGATATGGTCTATGAAGTGTTAGCTGAAGGCCAAATCACTCGATTCGTAGCTTTTTTCCATAGTGACATGCCGGATGTAGTAGGTCCTGTGCGAAGTGCTAGGGAATACTATATTAATATTGCTAAAGGCTACAACGCACTTTACCTTTATCATGGAGCGGCTACATATATTGAGAATCAACTTAAGCAAGGTTGGATTGACCATTTAAATGGGATGTATTATGACGATAATGGAACGCTTTTTAAACGAGAAAGTTTCCGAAATCCTCCACATAACTCCTATCTCCAAATGGATGGAGTATATAAGACAGCCGAAGCCAAAGGGATGGAAGTCGAGAAAAATCATAAGCCCCTTCCTTTTCTAAGTGACCAAGAGGTGGAAGGCTTAAGTGGAGAGACAGCAACAGATGTGAAAATCACATACTCTACTACACCACAAGAGACAGTTACCTATAAGTATGACAAAACTTCTAAAAAATACGTGAGATACAGTGACGGGGATAAAACCATCGACAGAGAAACGGAAGAACCGATGACGGTTGATAATGTATTTATCGTCGAAACAGGTCACGAAATTATTGATAACGTCGGCCGCCGAGCAGTAGATTTAGACTCCGGGGGTAGCGGGTATTTACTACAAAGAGGGAAAATGCAAGAAGTTCAATGGAAAAATGTAAACGGACGAATTCTGCCATACAAGGATGGTAAGAAGCTAGGATTTGTTCCAGGGAAAACGTGGGTGAACATTGTTCCAGAACGTCCTGGGATCCAACAATCCGTAAACATGAGTGCGCAATAG